The following are encoded together in the Montipora capricornis isolate CH-2021 chromosome 5, ASM3666992v2, whole genome shotgun sequence genome:
- the LOC138048901 gene encoding uncharacterized protein, whose translation MASLSISSLASFFSGEQKSLDRGENYYRSDHVQSFTYSAGIIRGEVKASMKNKSYKVAVYLDDQLNIKSTECECPRGEFKCSHAAAIIIYGVHNLSRTDVECQWRRKKTVETVQAASQMFPLPEKKKDYSPLSRAPSNEDREWLYRQLRQYGKFTGVCWLLSREPEPAAQLPLKTIKEIIFSEGFLGEQTSVGQLEYFIKNVKVGQDIIKEVSALTTGQRDNPAWHLTRKGRLTASNFGAVLKAKRVTQALTTRLLGDYDLSRVRAIAWGVDNEEMAIRAFTALTGLVPVQTGVWLHESGVLGASPDGLVGDDAVLECKCPYTHRNETIAEAVKHKDFYLESKNGHYALKTSHIYWDQVQSQLFLAQRKYCYFTVWTTRDTVVLKVQRDESWKPNIDILTDFYFHKLFPKIVEGEL comes from the exons ATGGCGTCGCTTTCAATCTCTTCTTTAGCTTCTTTCTTCTCTGGCGAGCAAAAATCACTAGATCGTGGCGAAAATTACTACCGATCTGATCATGTACAAAGTTTTACATATTCTGCAGGAATAATTCGAGGTGAAGTCAAAGCAAGTATGAAAAACAAGAGCTACAAAGTCGCG GTTTATCTGGACGATCAATTGAATATCAAAAGCACAGAATGCGAATGCCCGAGGGGAGAGTTCAAATGTAGCCATGCGGCTGCCATCATCATTTACGGAGTACACAATTTAAGCAGAACGGACGTAGAATGTCAGTGGCGGCGTAAAAAGACTGTAGAGACAGTACAGGCTGCCTCTCAAATGTTTCCTCTTCCTGAGAAGAAAAAAGATTATTCTCCGTTATCTCGAGCACCAAGCAACGAAGACAGAGAGTGGCTCTACCGTCAATTGCGACAATATGGAAAGTTCACGGGAGTTTGCTGGCTTTTGAGTAGAGAGCCAGAGCCTGCTGCCCAACTACCtctcaaaacaattaaagaaaTCATTTTTTCAGAAGGTTTTCTGGGAGAACAAACTTCTGTGGGCCAACTTGAGTATTTTATCAAAAATGTAAAGGTCGGACAGGACATAATCAAAGAAGTGAGTGCCCTCACAACCGGGCAACGCGATAATCCCGCATGGCATTTAACACGCAAAGGCCGACTAACTGCAAGCAATTTTGGGGCAGTACTGAAAGCCAAACGAGTTACTCAAGCCCTTACAACGCGTCTGCTCGGAGATTACGATCTGAGTAGAGTCCGTGCCATTGCATGGGGTGTTGACAACGAAGAAATGGCAATAAGAGCTTTCACTGCATTGACTGGCCTGGTACCTGTCCAGACTGGCGTATGGCTACATGAGTCTGGTGTTTTAGGTGCATCTCCAGACGGACTAGTAGGCGATGATGCTGTTCTTGAATGCAAATGCCCATACACCCACCGAAATGAGACCATTGCAGAAGCAGTCAAACACAAGGACTTTTATTTGGAGAGCAAAAATGGACATTATGCCCTGAAGACTAGTCATATCTATTGGGATCAAGTTCAGAGCCAGCTGTTTTTAGCCCAGAGGAAGTATTGTTACTTTACAGTATGGACAACAAGGGACACTGTGGTCCTTAAGGTACAGCGAGATGAGTCTTGGAAACCtaacattgacattttgactgacttttattttcataaacTTTTTCCCAAGATTGTGGAGGGAGAACTTTGA
- the LOC138048576 gene encoding uncharacterized protein yields MKTKQIDQLRRARTGLRGWMTTDFDAVTNIIESHSPEVERVEEKLGSIVTRLQKAEDLQMEIEKLLNNDEVQAEVDAQGYWFDMVRERIHRVKSWLKNRQKQDSSEKAEKVEPVTSIVKNTSRTPKMKLPKTDLRKFSGDVLDWPEFWDIFRVAVYDNIDIPPVQKFVYLKSLLTGEAAGYIANYKTEEANYELAVECLQSRYGKDDVQRNRLMTKLADMNPIDQSNKAMRDTVDELCATVRALQAQGVTPDQYGALLMPLIESKLPKDWRLEWVRQKTTVGKDTVNFSKLLEFLEQELEIRESADQSDEKSQTSKNKSTERGKSPLPTASGLMAKSVTCTFCKGTHSPKECSVPMSVEDRFNKVREAKACFRCVRTGHRMVACKHRKPCQWGRGPHILQMCKTGGEKNPDAGNPLSGNTPNHPSWNPAAHPFLPSQSQTPSTSQSQQTAATSSAKNADIKSAGVMMRIVCIAIGNVTVRALCDTGATYTLMSSQLASIVLKKVVGKRRLRIETLGDVLDGGFNVVEVTARGVNIASTFTFQAVVISNLTGVFERVEPESYLALREVVGGLPILADLSGPGADNIGIVFGEDCYDSIVQGMTLKLRNGLKGTPTIFGWILHGGDKSIPIAGMAARAHTYAGMSALSRM; encoded by the coding sequence ATGAAGACGAAACAAATAGACCAGCTGAGGAGAGCTCGTACGGGATTAAGAGGCTGGATGACAACAGATTTCGACGCTGTTACTAACATTATTGAATCCCACTCACCTGAGGTTGAGAGAGTGGAAGAAAAGCTCGGTTCAATTGTTACAAGATTGCAGAAAGCCGAAGATTTGCAGATGGAGATCGAAAAGCTCTTGAACAACGACGAAGTACAGGCTGAAGTGGACGCTCAAGGTTACTGGTTTGATATGGTCAGAGAACGTATTCATAGAGTGAAATCGTGGTTAAAAAATCGGCAAAAGCAAGATTCGAGTGAGAAGGCAGAGAAAGTTGAACCTGTCACTTCAATTGTAAAGAATACGTCACGTACACCCAAAATGAAATTACCGAAGACCGATCTGAGAAAATTCTCGGGCGATGTTTTGGATTGGCCTGAATTTTGGGACATTTTCAGGGTAGCTGTGTATGATAACATTGATATACCTCCCGTACAGAAGTTTGTTTACCTAAAATCATTATTGACCGGTGAAGCAGCTGGATATATTGCTAACTATAAAACAGAAGAAGCAAACTACGAACTTGCTGTAGAGTGCCTTCAGTCACGCTATGGTAAGGATGACGTACAAAGGAACCGCCTCATGACAAAGTTAGCAGACATGAATCCAATTGATCAGTCAAACAAGGCGATGAGAGATACAGTAGATGAACTTTGTGCAACTGTTCGAGCGCTTCAAGCACAAGGAGTTACTCCGGATCAATATGGAGCTTTATTGATGCCTTTGATTGAATCAAAGCTACCCAAGGACTGGAGATTGGAGTGGGTCCGACAGAAAACAACTGTGGGAAAGGACACCGTCAACTTCTCAAAGTTGTTAGAATTCTTGGAACAGGAACTGGAAATCCGGGAGAGTGCCGACCAGTCAGATGAGAAGAGCCAAACATCTAAGAATAAATCTACGGAAAGGGGAAAGTCACCGTTGCCGACTGCGTCAGGTTTAATGGCTAAATCTGTGACCTGCACCTTCTGCAAGGGTACACACAGTCCTAAAGAGTGCTCCGTACCGATGTCAGTTGAGGATCGCTTCAACAAGGTCAGAGAAGCCAAGGCTTGCTTTCGTTGTGTTCGAACTGGTCACCGAATGGTCGCATGCAAACATCGAAAACCATGCCAATGGGGACGAGGACCCCACATCCTACAAATGTGTAAGACAGGTGGAGAGAAAAATCCTGACGCTGGTAACCCTCTGTCGGGGAACACCCCTAACCACCCAAGCTGGAACCCTGCTGCCCATCCATTTCTACCTAGCCAGAGTCAAACTCCGTCGACATCCCAGTCTCAACAAACAGCTGCTACGTCGTCTGCAAAGAATGCGGACATAAAGAGTGCTGGCGTGATGATGAGAATCGTGTGTATTGCAATAGGAAATGTAACCGTCAGAGCATTGTGTGACACTGGGGCCACGTATACGTTGATGTCATCTCAGTTGGCGTCTATTGTGCTGAAGAAAGTTGTTGGAAAACGCCGACTGCGGATTGAGACTCTCGGAGATGTGTTGGATGGTGGATTTAATGTGGTTGAGGTGACGGCACGAGGAGTGAACATTGCCAGTACCTTCACCTTTCAGGCTGTGGTGATAAGTAATTTGACAGGTGTTTTTGAGAGGGTAGAACCTGAGTCGTATCTAGCTCTTCGGGAGGTTGTTGGCGGTCTTCCAATCCTTGCTGATCTCTCTGGTCCTGGTGCAGACAACATTGGAATTGTGTTTGGAGAAGATTGCTATGATAGTATTGTTCAAGGTATGACGTTGAAATTGAGGAATGGTCTAAAGGGAACGCCAACAATTTTCGGGTGGATTCTTCATGGTGGAGATAAGTCTATCCCAATTGCAGGCATGGCAGCTAGAGCTCATACCTACGCGGGGATGTCAGCGCTCAGTCGTATGTAA